One genomic region from Gemmobacter aquarius encodes:
- a CDS encoding PQQ-dependent sugar dehydrogenase encodes MQGIAFGPDGTLYASEQGPKTDDEINILKAGGNYGWPNVAGFADDMAYVYARWADSKNPSCTDLSFSDIEIPPSVPFDRETDWKGAKSMTPPLVTMFTVPNEWNFQDPACGGMDFPSPTNRSTTANAATTAPVRPATAIPWPTARWVRISRGRFSMQNGRTKRLLTCSPTAATT; translated from the coding sequence ATGCAAGGCATCGCCTTCGGCCCCGACGGCACACTCTATGCGTCCGAACAAGGGCCGAAGACCGATGACGAAATCAATATCCTGAAAGCAGGCGGCAATTACGGCTGGCCGAATGTGGCAGGCTTTGCAGACGACATGGCCTATGTCTATGCCCGTTGGGCCGACAGTAAGAACCCCTCCTGCACTGACCTGTCTTTCTCGGATATCGAAATCCCCCCCAGCGTGCCCTTTGACCGCGAAACCGACTGGAAGGGCGCAAAGTCGATGACCCCGCCGCTTGTCACCATGTTCACCGTGCCGAACGAGTGGAATTTCCAGGACCCGGCCTGCGGCGGCATGGATTTCCCTTCACCGACGAACAGGTCAACGACGGCAAACGCAGCTACAACAGCGCCTGTTCGACCTGCCACGGCAATACCTTGGCCAACGGCACGATGGGTCCGCATCTCGCGGGGCAGGTTTTCGATGCAAAATGGAAGGACAAAACGGTTGCTGACCTGTTCACCTACAGCCGCGACCACATGA
- a CDS encoding cytochrome c: protein MANGTMGPHLAGQVFDAKWKDKTVADLFTYSRDHMTPSRPHSLPDETYAAITAYILRMNGNEPGDQPLLTDPDALANQQILVPSAD from the coding sequence TTGGCCAACGGCACGATGGGTCCGCATCTCGCGGGGCAGGTTTTCGATGCAAAATGGAAGGACAAAACGGTTGCTGACCTGTTCACCTACAGCCGCGACCACATGACCCCGTCCCGCCCCCATTCCTTGCCAGACGAAACCTATGCCGCAATCACCGCCTATATCCTGCGGATGAACGGCAACGAACCGGGCGACCAGCCGCTCCTGACCGACCCGGATGCTTTGGCGAACCAGCAGATCCTCGTTCCGAGCGCCGATTGA
- a CDS encoding SDR family NAD(P)-dependent oxidoreductase, which translates to MALAVVTAGTSAIGRHLVTALAGAGYDVALTHLASAEAAETVCRQVEALGRRAWAAEVDAGCETAVPEFHARAADWAGEAPSVLVNNAGIQTWASLLDLRADQWDAVMRTNLRGTFLNTQAAARLMIAGGVKGAVVNLGSGCNKLAFPKLVDYTTSKGGIEQFTKVAASELGPHGIRVNCVAPGAVATERTAAEAGDYAGTWSKVTPLRRVGTPADIAGPVLFFCSPAADFVTGQTLWVDGGVFSRAPWPYED; encoded by the coding sequence ATGGCTTTGGCGGTGGTTACGGCCGGGACTTCGGCCATAGGGCGGCATCTGGTGACGGCGCTGGCCGGTGCCGGTTACGATGTGGCGTTGACCCATCTGGCAAGCGCAGAGGCGGCGGAAACGGTCTGCCGTCAGGTCGAGGCACTGGGTCGGCGCGCCTGGGCGGCCGAGGTGGATGCAGGCTGCGAGACAGCTGTGCCGGAGTTCCATGCAAGGGCTGCGGACTGGGCGGGCGAAGCGCCGTCGGTTCTGGTGAACAATGCCGGCATCCAGACATGGGCCTCGCTTCTGGATCTGCGGGCGGATCAGTGGGACGCGGTGATGCGTACGAACTTGCGCGGCACGTTCCTGAACACGCAAGCTGCGGCAAGGCTGATGATCGCAGGCGGGGTGAAGGGGGCGGTGGTGAACCTCGGGTCGGGGTGCAACAAGTTGGCCTTTCCGAAACTGGTGGACTACACCACGTCCAAGGGTGGCATCGAGCAATTCACCAAGGTCGCGGCAAGCGAACTGGGGCCGCATGGCATCCGGGTCAACTGCGTGGCGCCGGGGGCTGTGGCGACCGAGCGGACGGCGGCCGAGGCGGGGGACTATGCCGGAACCTGGAGCAAGGTGACACCGCTGCGCCGTGTGGGCACGCCGGCCGATATTGCGGGGCCGGTGCTGTTCTTCTGTTCGCCTGCGGCAGATTTCGTGACGGGGCAGACCTTGTGGGTCGATGGCGGTGTGTTCAGCCGCGCGCCTTGGCCTTACGAGGATTGA
- a CDS encoding sulfite exporter TauE/SafE family protein codes for MSYADLMAFLPMVGTLIVAGAAIGLLAGLFGIGGGAISVPVFYELFGLLGYMDDLRMPMAVGTSLAVIIPTSLNSARGHFKRGTVDMALLRLWAVPVILGVLAGAEIARHADKIVFQLVFVAVALINAAKLLLGGAGWRLRDGLPGKGVMRGYGAVIGLASALMGIGGGAITNLLLTLHGYDIRRAISTAAGVGVLIALPGALGYVYAGWGKPGLPADALGYVSLLTFALTVPTTLLTTRLGVRLAHSWSRRKLETGFGIFLLLTAGRFIWDILGDKGWLWRWLRPGLRP; via the coding sequence ATGAGCTACGCTGATCTGATGGCTTTTTTGCCGATGGTCGGAACGTTGATCGTCGCAGGTGCCGCGATTGGTCTGCTGGCGGGGCTGTTCGGGATCGGTGGCGGGGCGATATCGGTTCCGGTGTTTTACGAATTGTTCGGTCTGCTCGGATACATGGACGACCTGCGGATGCCCATGGCGGTGGGGACCTCGCTTGCGGTTATCATTCCGACATCGCTGAATTCGGCGCGGGGTCATTTCAAGCGTGGCACGGTGGATATGGCATTGCTGCGGCTATGGGCGGTGCCGGTGATACTGGGGGTGCTCGCGGGCGCCGAGATTGCGCGGCACGCCGACAAGATCGTCTTCCAGCTCGTCTTTGTCGCGGTGGCTTTGATCAATGCGGCGAAACTGCTGCTCGGCGGTGCTGGTTGGAGGTTGCGCGACGGCTTGCCCGGCAAAGGCGTGATGCGCGGCTATGGTGCGGTGATCGGTCTGGCCTCGGCGCTGATGGGGATCGGTGGCGGGGCGATCACCAACCTGTTGCTGACGCTGCACGGCTATGACATCCGGCGGGCGATTTCGACGGCGGCGGGGGTTGGCGTGCTGATCGCGCTGCCCGGCGCGCTGGGCTATGTCTATGCGGGCTGGGGCAAGCCTGGGCTGCCCGCCGATGCGCTGGGCTATGTGAGCCTTTTGACCTTTGCCCTGACCGTGCCGACGACATTGCTCACGACGCGTCTGGGCGTGCGGCTGGCGCATAGCTGGTCGCGCCGCAAGCTGGAGACCGGGTTCGGAATTTTCCTGCTGCTGACGGCGGGGCGGTTCATCTGGGACATTCTGGGGGATAAGGGATGGCTTTGGCGGTGGTTACGGCCGGGACTTCGGCCATAG
- a CDS encoding response regulator transcription factor → MKDNTTPTISILVADDHTLLAESLELYLRADGDFSTERAETLDRALAKIEEHGAFDVVLLDLDMPGMGGLQGLEKAISANAGGRVVLFSGQARQDVALRAIEMGAAGFIPKTLSPKSLATAVRFVAAGEIYFQSNMGRSKQADAQAEVQLSQRELQVLRGICEGATNKDIAHDLQLTEVTVKMYVRSVCTKLKANNRTQAAIIALSSGMV, encoded by the coding sequence ATGAAAGACAACACCACACCGACGATTTCGATTTTGGTCGCCGATGATCACACGCTTCTGGCCGAGTCCCTCGAATTGTATCTTCGGGCGGATGGCGACTTTTCGACCGAGCGCGCGGAAACGCTGGATCGGGCCTTGGCCAAGATCGAAGAGCATGGAGCGTTCGACGTGGTGCTGCTTGACCTCGACATGCCGGGTATGGGCGGCTTGCAGGGGTTGGAAAAGGCCATTTCCGCGAACGCAGGCGGCCGGGTCGTGCTGTTCTCGGGGCAGGCACGTCAGGATGTGGCGCTGCGGGCGATCGAGATGGGTGCGGCAGGGTTCATTCCAAAGACGTTGTCGCCAAAGTCGCTGGCGACTGCCGTGCGCTTCGTTGCCGCTGGCGAAATCTATTTTCAGTCGAACATGGGCCGCAGCAAGCAAGCCGATGCACAGGCCGAAGTGCAGCTTTCGCAGCGTGAGTTGCAGGTGCTGCGCGGCATCTGCGAAGGGGCGACCAACAAGGATATCGCGCATGATCTGCAACTGACCGAGGTCACGGTCAAGATGTACGTGCGTTCGGTTTGCACCAAGCTGAAAGCGAATAACCGGACCCAGGCGGCTATCATCGCACTGTCGTCCGGCATGGTCTGA
- a CDS encoding dimethyl sulfoxide reductase anchor subunit family protein, producing the protein MNPAPSVIVFTVISGMGFGYLAMLGFGIAPVDGVTAFLAWGLGYALAVGGLLASTLHLGNPQRALLAFSQWRTSWLSREAWASVATLLLLAPQALADWLGFGWGRGFGVAGGVMCFVTVGCTSMIYAQIKAVPRWNHRIVPLQFLWAALTGGLVLAGAGLLPALASALLSVLLVVGWRIGDRRFTQAGSTMESATGLGPIGRVAVFEQPHTGSNYLMREMIHVVGRKHGTRLRQISLVAVGLVPVLALIFLPVMLAVPVAAAFHLCGMFVVRWLFFAQAEHVVGLYYGQR; encoded by the coding sequence ATGAATCCTGCACCATCGGTCATCGTGTTCACTGTCATTTCGGGGATGGGGTTCGGCTATCTTGCGATGCTCGGCTTCGGGATTGCGCCGGTCGATGGCGTGACGGCTTTCCTTGCATGGGGGTTGGGCTATGCGCTGGCGGTGGGCGGGTTGCTGGCCTCGACCCTGCATCTGGGCAACCCGCAGCGCGCCCTTTTGGCCTTTAGCCAATGGCGCACAAGCTGGCTGAGCCGCGAGGCCTGGGCTTCGGTTGCCACGCTTTTGCTTCTGGCACCGCAGGCGCTGGCCGATTGGCTGGGGTTCGGCTGGGGCCGGGGCTTTGGCGTGGCGGGCGGGGTGATGTGTTTCGTGACCGTTGGCTGCACGTCGATGATATATGCACAGATCAAGGCGGTGCCGCGCTGGAACCACCGGATCGTGCCGCTGCAGTTCCTGTGGGCGGCACTGACGGGTGGGCTGGTGCTTGCCGGGGCGGGCCTGCTTCCGGCGCTGGCTTCGGCGCTGCTTTCGGTGCTGCTGGTCGTGGGCTGGCGCATCGGGGACCGGCGGTTTACCCAAGCAGGCAGCACGATGGAAAGCGCGACGGGGCTAGGGCCGATCGGGCGTGTCGCGGTGTTCGAGCAACCCCATACGGGCAGCAATTATCTGATGCGCGAGATGATCCATGTGGTGGGCCGCAAACATGGGACGCGGCTGCGCCAGATCTCGTTGGTTGCCGTCGGGCTGGTGCCGGTATTGGCGCTGATCTTCCTGCCGGTCATGCTGGCGGTGCCGGTTGCAGCAGCGTTCCATCTTTGTGGCATGTTCGTCGTGCGCTGGCTTTTCTTTGCACAAGCCGAGCATGTGGTGGGCCTGTATTATGGCCAACGCTGA
- a CDS encoding 4Fe-4S dicluster domain-containing protein, with the protein MTALPSHTEKKLGLVVDLDTCVGCHACVTACKGWNDQGYGAPLSDQNPYGADPSGTFLNRVHSYSVQPEAGPAQTINFPRSCLHCEDAPCVTVCPTGASYKRVEDGIVLVNEDACIGCGLCSWACPYGAREMDAAAGVMKKCTLCVDRIYNETLPEEDREPACVRTCPTGARHFGDFADPDSKVSRLTAERGGYALMPEMGTKPVNRYLPPRKKDAPQDASLLAPLLDIKATGFAGWLDRVLGKIG; encoded by the coding sequence ATGACGGCTTTGCCAAGTCATACCGAAAAAAAGCTCGGCCTTGTCGTCGATCTTGATACCTGCGTGGGGTGTCATGCCTGCGTGACTGCCTGCAAGGGCTGGAACGATCAGGGCTATGGTGCGCCACTGTCGGATCAGAACCCTTACGGCGCCGATCCGTCCGGCACCTTTCTGAACCGTGTTCACAGCTATTCGGTACAGCCCGAGGCGGGACCGGCGCAGACCATCAATTTTCCGCGGTCCTGCCTGCATTGCGAGGATGCGCCTTGCGTCACCGTCTGCCCGACAGGGGCCAGTTACAAGCGCGTGGAAGACGGGATCGTTCTGGTGAACGAGGACGCCTGCATCGGCTGCGGGTTGTGTTCATGGGCCTGCCCTTACGGCGCGCGCGAGATGGATGCGGCGGCGGGGGTGATGAAGAAATGCACGCTCTGCGTGGACCGCATCTACAACGAGACCCTGCCCGAGGAGGACCGTGAGCCCGCCTGCGTGCGGACCTGTCCGACCGGTGCGCGGCATTTCGGTGACTTCGCCGACCCAGACAGCAAGGTCAGCCGCCTGACCGCCGAGCGCGGCGGCTATGCGCTGATGCCGGAAATGGGAACCAAGCCGGTGAACCGCTACCTGCCGCCGCGCAAGAAGGATGCCCCGCAGGATGCGAGCCTGCTGGCCCCGCTGCTGGACATCAAGGCGACGGGGTTTGCCGGATGGCTTGACCGTGTGCTGGGGAAGATCGGATGA
- a CDS encoding molybdopterin oxidoreductase family protein — protein sequence MGQPKVDTQRPVSDEVRKTTCYMCACRCGINVHMNSGKVTYIEGNRDHPVNKGVLCAKGASGIMQVTAPSRLRAPLRRVGPRGSGAFEEISWDEALALAVSWMKPLREEAPEKLAFFTGRDQSQSFTGWWAQQFGTPNYAAHGGFCSVNMAAAGIYTIGGAFWEFGQPDWAHTKLFVMFGVAEDHDSNPIKIGLGKLKARGARVIGVNPIRTGYNAVADDWLGITPGTDGLLILSLIHCLLAAGKIDLDYLARWTNAPLLVNEAEGAEKGLILKNAESQPFVIDKRTGMPAPWDGAGVQPDLGAVWQGHRTVFQHMAERYLAEEYAPEAVAGRVGIPAARIRALAAELARVAFDEAFDLPVEWTDFRGDKHATMTGRPVSFHAMRGISAHSNGFQTARALHLLQIILGTVEVPGGYRLKPPYPKPVEAHPTPHFVAAAGKPLSGPHLGYVRGPENLALKEDGTPWRIDKAFTWENPFSAHGLMHMVIPNAHAGDPYKVDTLFLYMANMSWNSSMNSGRVMEMLTDKGADGEYVIPRIIYSDAYASEMVAYADLILPDTTYLERHDCISLLDRPISEPDAAGDAIRWPVADVDRDVRPFQSVLLDLGVRLGLPGMTNPDGTAKFRDYADYIVNHQRRPGVGPLIGFRGDGKAEGRGDPNPDQMQRYIDNGGFYQAHVPEGAQYYKPWNAAYQDWAVQTSFYESPQPYLFSIWSEPMRKFQLAAEGQGFIQPPDHLREQLKLAMDPLPVWYPPFGDEAAAGYPVHALTQRPMAMYHSWGSQNAWLRQIHGKNYLYVPTKIWQGEGFAEGDYARVTSPNGEIVVPVAHMAALNENTVWTWNAIGKRKGAWALDEGGPEATEGFLLNHLISELLPEKGDGHRWSNSDPVTGQAAWFDLRVRVERVGPRDHSEPEFAAVPRVVPQGGERA from the coding sequence ATGGGACAACCGAAGGTCGACACGCAACGGCCCGTCTCGGACGAGGTTCGCAAGACCACCTGCTACATGTGCGCCTGTCGCTGCGGGATCAACGTGCATATGAACAGCGGCAAGGTCACCTATATCGAGGGGAACCGCGACCATCCGGTGAACAAGGGGGTTCTCTGCGCCAAGGGGGCGTCGGGGATCATGCAGGTGACGGCGCCGAGCCGGTTGCGCGCTCCGCTGCGGCGGGTCGGGCCGCGGGGGTCGGGGGCGTTCGAGGAGATCAGCTGGGACGAGGCGTTGGCGCTGGCGGTTTCATGGATGAAGCCGTTGCGCGAGGAGGCACCCGAGAAGCTGGCGTTTTTCACGGGGCGTGATCAGAGCCAGAGTTTCACGGGCTGGTGGGCGCAGCAGTTCGGAACGCCCAACTATGCGGCGCATGGCGGGTTCTGTTCGGTGAACATGGCGGCGGCGGGGATTTACACGATCGGTGGCGCGTTCTGGGAGTTCGGGCAGCCGGATTGGGCGCATACGAAGTTGTTCGTGATGTTCGGCGTGGCCGAGGATCATGACAGCAACCCGATCAAGATCGGTTTGGGCAAGCTGAAGGCGCGGGGCGCGCGGGTGATTGGGGTCAACCCGATCCGCACCGGGTATAATGCGGTCGCCGACGACTGGCTGGGGATCACGCCGGGGACGGACGGGTTGCTGATCCTGTCGCTGATCCACTGCCTGTTGGCGGCGGGGAAGATCGATCTGGATTATCTGGCGCGCTGGACCAATGCGCCTTTGCTGGTGAACGAGGCGGAGGGGGCCGAGAAGGGGCTGATCCTCAAGAACGCCGAAAGCCAGCCCTTCGTGATCGACAAGCGCACGGGGATGCCTGCGCCATGGGACGGGGCGGGGGTGCAGCCTGATCTCGGCGCGGTCTGGCAGGGGCACCGGACGGTGTTCCAGCATATGGCCGAGCGGTATCTGGCCGAGGAATACGCGCCCGAGGCGGTGGCGGGGCGGGTCGGCATTCCGGCGGCGCGGATAAGGGCGCTGGCGGCGGAACTGGCGCGGGTGGCGTTCGACGAGGCGTTCGATCTGCCGGTGGAGTGGACGGATTTTCGCGGCGACAAGCATGCGACCATGACGGGGCGGCCGGTGTCCTTTCATGCGATGCGCGGGATTTCGGCGCATTCCAACGGGTTCCAGACGGCGCGTGCGCTGCATCTGTTGCAGATCATCCTCGGCACGGTCGAGGTGCCGGGGGGATACCGGCTGAAGCCGCCATACCCCAAGCCCGTCGAGGCGCATCCGACGCCGCATTTCGTGGCGGCTGCGGGCAAGCCGCTGAGCGGGCCGCACTTGGGCTATGTGCGCGGGCCAGAGAATCTGGCGCTGAAAGAGGACGGAACACCTTGGCGGATCGACAAGGCGTTCACGTGGGAGAACCCGTTTTCGGCGCATGGGCTGATGCATATGGTGATCCCCAACGCCCATGCGGGCGACCCCTACAAGGTCGACACGCTGTTTCTTTACATGGCGAACATGTCGTGGAATTCGTCGATGAATTCGGGCCGTGTCATGGAGATGCTGACAGACAAGGGCGCGGACGGGGAATATGTGATTCCGCGGATCATCTATAGCGATGCCTATGCGTCCGAGATGGTGGCCTATGCCGATCTGATCTTGCCCGATACGACCTATCTTGAGCGGCATGACTGCATTTCGTTGCTGGATCGCCCGATTTCGGAACCCGATGCTGCGGGCGATGCCATCCGCTGGCCGGTGGCTGACGTGGACCGCGATGTGCGGCCGTTCCAGTCGGTCTTGCTCGATCTGGGGGTGCGGCTGGGTCTGCCCGGGATGACGAACCCCGACGGGACGGCGAAGTTCAGGGATTACGCCGATTACATCGTGAACCACCAGCGCAGGCCCGGAGTGGGGCCGCTGATCGGGTTTCGCGGCGACGGCAAGGCGGAAGGGCGGGGTGATCCGAACCCCGACCAGATGCAGCGTTATATCGACAATGGCGGCTTCTATCAGGCGCATGTGCCGGAGGGGGCGCAGTATTACAAACCTTGGAACGCGGCCTATCAGGATTGGGCGGTGCAAACCTCGTTTTACGAATCGCCGCAGCCTTACCTGTTTTCGATCTGGTCCGAGCCGATGCGGAAGTTCCAGCTTGCCGCCGAAGGGCAAGGCTTCATCCAGCCGCCCGACCATCTGCGTGAACAGTTGAAACTGGCTATGGACCCGTTGCCGGTTTGGTATCCGCCGTTTGGCGACGAGGCGGCGGCGGGCTATCCGGTGCATGCGCTGACGCAGCGGCCGATGGCGATGTATCATTCCTGGGGCAGCCAGAACGCGTGGCTGCGCCAGATTCACGGGAAGAATTACCTCTATGTGCCAACGAAGATCTGGCAGGGCGAGGGCTTTGCCGAAGGGGATTACGCGCGCGTGACATCGCCCAACGGCGAGATCGTGGTGCCGGTCGCGCATATGGCGGCGTTGAATGAAAACACTGTCTGGACGTGGAATGCGATCGGCAAGCGCAAAGGCGCGTGGGCTTTGGACGAAGGCGGACCCGAGGCGACTGAAGGGTTTTTGCTGAACCATCTGATTTCGGAACTGCTGCCGGAAAAGGGTGACGGGCACCGCTGGAGCAACAGCGATCCGGTGACGGGGCAGGCGGCGTGGTTCGATCTGCGGGTAAGGGTCGAGCGCGTGGGGCCGAGGGATCATTCGGAGCCGGAATTTGCGGCTGTGCCGAGGGTCGTGCCGCAAGGGGGGGAACGGGCATGA
- a CDS encoding acetate/propionate family kinase: MAVLVVNAGSSSIKIAVFDEALTEVASGRVTEIGGASRVEVGDLRGARPVPDHAAALALCLEALAERGWGLDRLAAAAHRVVHGGAGLVVPCRVTPRVLAGIEAVVPLAPLHNPANLTAMRALGRLVPELPQFASFDTAFHATIPEVAVRYALPPEAEELGLRRYGFHGISYAGLVRSLGERLPERLLALHLGNGASLCAIRGGASVATTMGYSPLDGLTMGTRTGSIDGNAVLRLAEVHGVARAGAILNRESGLLGLGGASDMRELSRMGTARARFAREHFIYWAVRHAGSMIAAMGGLDGIAFTGGIGENDVAVRAGILDGLAWAGVGYDKAANDAGRAELTGAGSRVAIWTVQACEERQIAREAMGVMATETAGEGV, encoded by the coding sequence ATGGCGGTGCTTGTGGTCAATGCGGGGTCTTCGTCGATCAAGATCGCGGTGTTCGACGAGGCGTTGACCGAGGTGGCATCGGGGCGCGTGACCGAGATTGGCGGGGCATCGCGGGTCGAGGTCGGTGACTTGCGCGGGGCGCGGCCAGTGCCTGACCATGCGGCGGCTTTGGCGCTGTGCCTTGAGGCGCTGGCCGAGCGGGGCTGGGGGCTGGACCGATTGGCTGCTGCCGCGCATCGCGTGGTGCATGGCGGGGCGGGGCTTGTGGTGCCGTGCCGCGTGACGCCACGGGTTCTGGCGGGGATCGAGGCGGTTGTGCCGCTGGCACCTCTGCACAATCCGGCGAACCTGACCGCGATGCGGGCGCTGGGGCGGCTGGTGCCGGAACTGCCGCAGTTTGCGAGTTTCGACACGGCGTTTCACGCGACGATCCCCGAGGTCGCAGTGCGATATGCGCTGCCGCCCGAGGCCGAGGAATTGGGGCTGCGGCGTTACGGGTTCCACGGGATCAGCTATGCGGGCTTGGTGCGGTCGCTGGGGGAGCGGTTGCCCGAGCGGCTTTTGGCGCTGCATCTGGGCAACGGGGCCTCGCTTTGTGCCATTCGGGGCGGGGCATCGGTGGCGACGACGATGGGGTATTCGCCGCTTGACGGGCTTACGATGGGAACGCGGACGGGGAGCATCGACGGGAATGCGGTGTTGCGTCTGGCCGAAGTGCACGGGGTGGCGCGGGCTGGGGCGATCTTGAACCGCGAGAGCGGGTTGCTGGGTTTGGGTGGCGCGTCGGACATGCGCGAGCTGAGCCGCATGGGCACGGCGCGGGCGCGGTTTGCGCGAGAGCATTTCATCTATTGGGCGGTGCGCCATGCGGGAAGCATGATCGCGGCGATGGGGGGGCTTGACGGGATCGCGTTCACAGGCGGGATCGGCGAGAACGATGTTGCGGTGCGGGCGGGGATATTGGACGGGCTTGCTTGGGCGGGTGTCGGCTATGACAAGGCCGCGAATGATGCGGGCAGAGCAGAGTTGACGGGGGCGGGTTCCCGTGTCGCTATCTGGACAGTGCAGGCCTGCGAAGAGCGCCAGATTGCGCGCGAGGCTATGGGCGTCATGGCCACCGAGACTGCCGGGGAGGGCGTGTGA
- a CDS encoding sulfite exporter TauE/SafE family protein, with protein sequence MPFDLGLGGAVWMAVAVLVAALVRGYSGFGYSALVIAASSLVMNPLNMVAVVVILETAMSLQAWRGVGRDVDWRRVGFLLAGAAVGLPLGLWALTGISEDAARAIISAYVLVMCLVLLAGWQLSGEWRGGSNFAAGIVSGLANAPGMGGLPIAAFFAAQAIPANVFRATLIAYFPLLDIYSAPLYWYHGLVSWDTIWASVIALPLTFLGNWLGDGISLRAIRKSSGGLPSCCWLCWPRSGC encoded by the coding sequence ATGCCCTTCGACCTCGGGCTTGGCGGGGCGGTCTGGATGGCGGTTGCCGTTCTGGTCGCCGCGCTGGTGCGGGGCTATTCGGGGTTCGGCTATTCGGCGCTGGTGATTGCGGCGTCGTCGCTGGTGATGAACCCGCTGAACATGGTCGCGGTGGTCGTGATACTGGAAACCGCCATGTCGTTGCAGGCGTGGCGGGGTGTCGGGCGCGATGTCGACTGGCGGCGCGTGGGGTTCTTGCTGGCGGGGGCGGCTGTCGGGCTGCCGCTTGGCTTGTGGGCGCTGACGGGGATATCGGAGGATGCGGCGCGGGCGATCATTTCCGCTTATGTGCTGGTGATGTGTCTGGTGCTGCTTGCGGGCTGGCAGCTCAGCGGCGAATGGCGGGGGGGCAGCAATTTCGCCGCCGGCATCGTGTCGGGGCTGGCCAATGCGCCGGGGATGGGGGGACTGCCGATTGCGGCTTTCTTTGCGGCGCAGGCGATACCGGCGAATGTGTTTCGCGCCACGTTGATCGCCTATTTTCCGCTGCTCGATATCTATTCCGCGCCGCTTTACTGGTATCACGGGCTGGTATCATGGGACACGATCTGGGCTTCGGTGATCGCCTTGCCGCTGACGTTTCTGGGCAACTGGCTGGGGGACGGCATTTCTTTGCGAGCGATCCGCAAGAGTTCCGGCGGTTTGCCATCGTGCTGCTGGCTGTGCTGGCCACGCTCGGGCTGTTGA